Proteins encoded within one genomic window of Oncorhynchus nerka isolate Pitt River linkage group LG17, Oner_Uvic_2.0, whole genome shotgun sequence:
- the tmem165 gene encoding transmembrane protein 165 isoform X1 codes for MYLLAGGRNGRANRSVMCVLLPLVVAVLSAGVSGMQEEHKPVQEQPQQEKTPTAHAIGPEVSENDPSKSGDLGFIHAFVAAISVIIVSELGDKTFFIAAIMAMRYNRLTVLLGAMLALGIMTCLSVMFGYATTIIPRIYTYYVSTALFAIFGVRMLREGLKMSPDEGQEELEEVQAEIKKKDEELQRSKLVNGASDVELGSGSSHPQGRWHSFISPVFIQAFTLTFLAEWGDRSQLTTIILAAREDPFGVAVGGTLGHCLCTGLAVVGGRMIAQKISVRTVTIVGGIMFLAFAFSALFVKPDAGI; via the exons ATGTATCTACTGGCCGGCGGAAGGAATGGAAGGGCTAACAGAAGTGTGATGTGTGTCCTGCTGCCCCTGGTTGTCGCGGTGTTGTCAGCTGGAGTTTCTGGGATGCAGGAGGAACACAAACCAGTCCAAGAACAACCGCAACAAgag AAAACACCAACCGCTCATGCTATTGGCCCAGAGGTCAGTGAAAATGATCCCAGCAAATCTGGTGACCTGGGCTTCATCCATGCCTTTGTTGCTGCCATCTCTGTCATCATTGTCTCTGAGCTGGGAGACAAGACTTTCTTCATCGCTGCCATCATGGCTATGCGCTACAACCGCCTCACTGTGCTGTTGGGGGCAATGCTAGCGCTTGGCATTATGACCTGCCTTTCAG TGATGTTTGGCTATGCCACCACCATCATCCCCAGGATCTACACATACTATGTGTCCACAGCTCTGTTTGCCATCTTTGGTGTTCGCATGTTGAGAGAGGGGCTGAAAATGAGTCCAGACGAGGGtcaggaggagctggaggaggtgCAGGCTGAGATTAAAAAGAAGGATGAGGAG CTCCAGCGGTCTAAGCTGGTGAATGGGGCTTCAGATGTGGAGTTGGGCTCAGGGTCAAGCCATCCTCAGGGGCGATGGCACAGCTTCATCTCGCCTGTGTTCATCCAAGCCTTCACCCTCACCTTCCTGGCAGAGTGGGGAGACCGCTCTCAGCTGACCACCATCATCTTGGCTGCCCGGGAG GATCCTTTTGGAGTGGCAGTGGGTGGTACTCTGGGACACTGTCTGTGCACAGGACTGGCTGTGGTTGGAGGAAGGATGATTGCACAGAAGATCTCTGTCAGAACTG TTACAATCGTTGGTGGGATAATGTTCCTGGCCTTTGCATTCTCTGCCCTCTTCGTCAAGCCAGATGCTGGAATCTGA
- the tmem165 gene encoding transmembrane protein 165 isoform X2: MCVLLPLVVAVLSAGVSGMQEEHKPVQEQPQQEKTPTAHAIGPEVSENDPSKSGDLGFIHAFVAAISVIIVSELGDKTFFIAAIMAMRYNRLTVLLGAMLALGIMTCLSVMFGYATTIIPRIYTYYVSTALFAIFGVRMLREGLKMSPDEGQEELEEVQAEIKKKDEELQRSKLVNGASDVELGSGSSHPQGRWHSFISPVFIQAFTLTFLAEWGDRSQLTTIILAAREDPFGVAVGGTLGHCLCTGLAVVGGRMIAQKISVRTVTIVGGIMFLAFAFSALFVKPDAGI, translated from the exons ATGTGTGTCCTGCTGCCCCTGGTTGTCGCGGTGTTGTCAGCTGGAGTTTCTGGGATGCAGGAGGAACACAAACCAGTCCAAGAACAACCGCAACAAgag AAAACACCAACCGCTCATGCTATTGGCCCAGAGGTCAGTGAAAATGATCCCAGCAAATCTGGTGACCTGGGCTTCATCCATGCCTTTGTTGCTGCCATCTCTGTCATCATTGTCTCTGAGCTGGGAGACAAGACTTTCTTCATCGCTGCCATCATGGCTATGCGCTACAACCGCCTCACTGTGCTGTTGGGGGCAATGCTAGCGCTTGGCATTATGACCTGCCTTTCAG TGATGTTTGGCTATGCCACCACCATCATCCCCAGGATCTACACATACTATGTGTCCACAGCTCTGTTTGCCATCTTTGGTGTTCGCATGTTGAGAGAGGGGCTGAAAATGAGTCCAGACGAGGGtcaggaggagctggaggaggtgCAGGCTGAGATTAAAAAGAAGGATGAGGAG CTCCAGCGGTCTAAGCTGGTGAATGGGGCTTCAGATGTGGAGTTGGGCTCAGGGTCAAGCCATCCTCAGGGGCGATGGCACAGCTTCATCTCGCCTGTGTTCATCCAAGCCTTCACCCTCACCTTCCTGGCAGAGTGGGGAGACCGCTCTCAGCTGACCACCATCATCTTGGCTGCCCGGGAG GATCCTTTTGGAGTGGCAGTGGGTGGTACTCTGGGACACTGTCTGTGCACAGGACTGGCTGTGGTTGGAGGAAGGATGATTGCACAGAAGATCTCTGTCAGAACTG TTACAATCGTTGGTGGGATAATGTTCCTGGCCTTTGCATTCTCTGCCCTCTTCGTCAAGCCAGATGCTGGAATCTGA
- the tmem165 gene encoding transmembrane protein 165 isoform X3, which translates to MSWTAERRDSSQQILSICGNSFKTVGKAFQKTPTAHAIGPEVSENDPSKSGDLGFIHAFVAAISVIIVSELGDKTFFIAAIMAMRYNRLTVLLGAMLALGIMTCLSVMFGYATTIIPRIYTYYVSTALFAIFGVRMLREGLKMSPDEGQEELEEVQAEIKKKDEELQRSKLVNGASDVELGSGSSHPQGRWHSFISPVFIQAFTLTFLAEWGDRSQLTTIILAAREDPFGVAVGGTLGHCLCTGLAVVGGRMIAQKISVRTVTIVGGIMFLAFAFSALFVKPDAGI; encoded by the exons atgagttggactgcagagcgaAGGGATAGCAGCCAACAaattctcagcatatgtgggaactccttcaagactgttggaaaagcattccag AAAACACCAACCGCTCATGCTATTGGCCCAGAGGTCAGTGAAAATGATCCCAGCAAATCTGGTGACCTGGGCTTCATCCATGCCTTTGTTGCTGCCATCTCTGTCATCATTGTCTCTGAGCTGGGAGACAAGACTTTCTTCATCGCTGCCATCATGGCTATGCGCTACAACCGCCTCACTGTGCTGTTGGGGGCAATGCTAGCGCTTGGCATTATGACCTGCCTTTCAG TGATGTTTGGCTATGCCACCACCATCATCCCCAGGATCTACACATACTATGTGTCCACAGCTCTGTTTGCCATCTTTGGTGTTCGCATGTTGAGAGAGGGGCTGAAAATGAGTCCAGACGAGGGtcaggaggagctggaggaggtgCAGGCTGAGATTAAAAAGAAGGATGAGGAG CTCCAGCGGTCTAAGCTGGTGAATGGGGCTTCAGATGTGGAGTTGGGCTCAGGGTCAAGCCATCCTCAGGGGCGATGGCACAGCTTCATCTCGCCTGTGTTCATCCAAGCCTTCACCCTCACCTTCCTGGCAGAGTGGGGAGACCGCTCTCAGCTGACCACCATCATCTTGGCTGCCCGGGAG GATCCTTTTGGAGTGGCAGTGGGTGGTACTCTGGGACACTGTCTGTGCACAGGACTGGCTGTGGTTGGAGGAAGGATGATTGCACAGAAGATCTCTGTCAGAACTG TTACAATCGTTGGTGGGATAATGTTCCTGGCCTTTGCATTCTCTGCCCTCTTCGTCAAGCCAGATGCTGGAATCTGA